Proteins from one Haliscomenobacter hydrossis DSM 1100 genomic window:
- a CDS encoding heavy-metal-associated domain-containing protein has protein sequence MKNVFATLLTLAFFGLTQGLTAQTAQAAKDEVKVVTVKVSGVCCNGDLATIKKKLVNQEGIDEVTADDAKKEATNIKVKYHTALVSEAKIRSLIEKTEGCEKDGELPYKVKAVTYLSPQ, from the coding sequence ATGAAAAATGTATTTGCAACATTGTTAACACTGGCTTTTTTTGGCTTAACACAAGGGTTAACTGCGCAAACTGCGCAAGCAGCAAAGGATGAAGTAAAAGTAGTCACGGTCAAAGTAAGCGGCGTTTGTTGCAATGGCGATCTAGCTACCATCAAAAAGAAATTGGTCAACCAGGAAGGCATTGATGAAGTGACCGCCGACGATGCCAAAAAAGAAGCCACCAACATCAAGGTGAAATACCATACGGCCCTTGTTTCTGAGGCAAAAATCCGCAGTTTGATTGAAAAAACTGAAGGCTGTGAAAAAGATGGAGAACTACCTTACAAAGTAAAAGCGGTTACTTATTTATCCCCACAATAA
- a CDS encoding TonB-dependent receptor, which yields MRLLLLLTFLVPFSLFGQSIKGKIFGETPSGNEILPGATLTLLGTTQGVVSNEFGVFELTVPNVAEARLVVSFLGFQTDTVAVQGRTYFSIYLSPDSKNLEAATIVAKQGGSFISALQGIKVEVINQKELTKAACCDLAGCFETQGTIQAQTTNLLLNSKELRILGLSGTYNQILVDGMPMILGGSFTYGISSIPGTLVDQIFVAKGANSVLQGFESISGQVNVVLKEPNPDKEKILLNAYLNSFGEKHLNANFSTTLGKNWKSLTSLHLVQPASKRDRDEDTFLDLPLLTRLAIYQKFTLGDEQTAGWSSKIGLRYLDEKRIGGQSNFDAKRDQGSNQVYGQVVQYQQPELYTKTAYRFNPQSKISLIASAFQHQQSAWFGVTQYTSKHLNAYANLQYEQLWAQKHDLKFGFSYRHLNLAESIRFSNNDLERTFAGDYLRQERTPGMFAENVFNFDQFSIIAGARVDHHRQFGWQFVPRLTLRYNAGDATVIRANVGRGLRSVNLFAENISLLISSRDIQFAEKLDLEKAWNTGINLTHTASGENLVATFSTDLYHTRFQNQIFPDYDSDPSLAIIQNFRGTSISNGFQFDAKFVVAKIFEAKFAYNFLDVYRRTGERKIQLPFNAKHRLMAAFSYEPKNKQWHADVNMHWMGPQRLPDTRSLPQSFQQPEFSRAFSVANVQFTKVWKKLDLYGGCENLFDFRQIRPIINWQNPFGDYFDTAFAWGPTRGRELYVGVRMRL from the coding sequence ATGCGCTTACTGTTGCTGCTCACCTTTTTGGTGCCGTTCTCACTCTTTGGCCAATCGATTAAGGGTAAAATATTTGGTGAAACACCTTCGGGCAACGAAATTTTGCCTGGTGCCACCCTTACCCTCTTGGGCACTACTCAAGGTGTAGTAAGTAATGAATTTGGCGTTTTTGAACTTACCGTACCCAATGTGGCCGAAGCCAGGTTAGTGGTTTCTTTTTTAGGCTTTCAAACCGACACTGTAGCTGTGCAAGGCCGCACTTATTTTTCCATTTACCTCAGCCCCGACTCAAAAAACCTCGAAGCTGCTACCATCGTCGCGAAACAAGGCGGCTCTTTTATCTCTGCTTTACAAGGCATCAAGGTGGAAGTCATCAACCAAAAAGAACTCACCAAAGCAGCCTGCTGCGATCTCGCAGGTTGTTTTGAAACCCAGGGCACCATCCAGGCTCAAACTACCAACTTGCTACTCAACAGCAAAGAACTCCGCATCCTGGGCTTATCAGGGACCTACAATCAAATTCTGGTGGACGGCATGCCGATGATTTTGGGTGGTTCTTTCACGTATGGCATCAGCAGCATTCCCGGCACTTTGGTGGATCAGATTTTTGTGGCCAAAGGTGCCAATTCGGTCTTGCAGGGCTTTGAAAGCATCAGCGGCCAGGTCAACGTCGTCTTGAAAGAACCGAACCCCGACAAAGAAAAAATTCTGCTCAACGCCTACCTCAATTCCTTTGGGGAAAAGCACCTCAACGCCAATTTTTCGACCACCTTGGGCAAAAACTGGAAAAGCCTGACCTCGCTGCACTTGGTGCAACCCGCCAGCAAACGCGACCGCGATGAGGATACTTTTTTGGATTTGCCCTTGCTGACCCGTTTGGCCATTTACCAAAAATTCACCCTGGGCGACGAACAAACTGCTGGCTGGAGTAGCAAAATCGGCCTGCGTTATTTGGATGAAAAACGCATCGGCGGGCAAAGCAATTTTGACGCCAAACGTGATCAGGGCTCCAACCAAGTCTATGGTCAGGTGGTGCAATACCAACAACCCGAGTTGTACACCAAAACTGCATATCGCTTTAATCCTCAATCAAAAATATCTTTGATTGCCTCGGCTTTCCAGCACCAGCAATCGGCCTGGTTTGGCGTTACGCAATACACGTCCAAACACCTGAACGCCTACGCCAACCTACAATACGAACAACTTTGGGCGCAAAAACACGACCTGAAGTTTGGCTTCAGTTACCGCCACCTCAACCTGGCCGAAAGCATCCGTTTTTCCAACAATGACCTGGAGCGTACCTTTGCTGGCGACTACCTGCGCCAGGAACGCACCCCCGGGATGTTTGCCGAAAACGTCTTCAATTTTGACCAATTCAGCATCATTGCTGGAGCCAGAGTCGACCACCATCGGCAGTTTGGTTGGCAATTCGTACCCCGCCTGACCCTGCGCTACAATGCGGGGGATGCCACGGTGATCCGCGCCAATGTAGGCCGGGGCTTGCGCTCGGTCAACTTATTTGCGGAAAACATCTCTTTGCTCATCAGTTCACGCGACATTCAATTTGCGGAGAAACTTGATCTGGAAAAAGCCTGGAATACAGGCATTAACCTTACGCATACCGCCAGTGGGGAGAATTTAGTCGCAACTTTTTCAACGGATTTGTACCATACTCGCTTCCAAAATCAAATTTTTCCCGATTACGATAGCGACCCAAGTTTGGCCATCATCCAAAATTTTCGGGGTACTTCAATTTCCAATGGCTTCCAGTTCGACGCCAAGTTTGTGGTAGCTAAAATTTTTGAAGCCAAGTTTGCCTACAACTTTCTGGATGTGTACCGCCGCACTGGAGAACGGAAAATCCAGTTGCCTTTTAATGCGAAGCACCGTTTGATGGCTGCTTTTTCCTACGAACCCAAAAACAAACAATGGCACGCTGATGTGAACATGCATTGGATGGGGCCACAACGTTTGCCAGATACACGATCTTTACCACAATCTTTCCAACAGCCTGAGTTTTCACGTGCTTTTTCAGTAGCCAATGTCCAGTTTACCAAAGTTTGGAAAAAGCTGGACCTATATGGAGGTTGTGAAAACCTTTTCGATTTCCGACAAATTCGCCCCATCATCAATTGGCAAAATCCCTTTGGTGATTATTTTGATACGGCTTTTGCCTGGGGACCTACGCGGGGAAGGGAGTTGTATGTGGGGGTAAGGATGAGGTTATAA